The Mangrovibacterium diazotrophicum DNA window GATCGTGCACAACATGAAAAAGAATGCAGGGCTATCTATCGACATCTGGATAAAATTGATAAGCTCTTCGAAAATGGGCTTAAACGCTTTTACAAAACAGGTATTTATAAAGATACGCCCGAAGATCCGGTAAATCATAAGGTATTATCCAATGTTTCAACATTTATCGATCTTTTGTATTTGTGCTACAATAAATATTACGAAACAACTAATACGATCTTTAAGATACGGTTCAAACGAGAGTTTGCAGAACAAATAAAGGCGATTGAAAGTCAGTACGGCCTGGTTTCCACGGAGCAGCTAGACAGAGACGATATCAATGTCAAATTTTACAAGGTAGACTCGGATCTATTTCCAAAAGTTCTGAAAGCGCTTAATGATGTAGATGCTGATCTGTTTATTCATGACGAAGAATATGCAACCTCATCCGACAAAGTATTTTATATTGAAGAGGGCGTCCTTTCGGGGGATGATTCTTGGGGTTTAAAATACTATATAGTCGATACCCTTGCACACTTTATCCTGCATTCAAATTCGAGAGCGGGGTTTAAAAAGTACTCCTACGATTTGGCTAACGAGCGAATGAATAGATTTAGAAAGGACATTTGTGAAAAAGCGATTTTCTTGTTAGGCAATGTTAGTTGGAGGCAAAAGGACGAACATTTGCTGCAAATTCTTGTCCTGGATTTACTTCATTTTGTGTACCCAGAAGCAATAACCGCGGATAACATGATCGATCTTTTTCAGGATATTCATTCGTTTTACGATAACCCAAGGTATATGGGTAAAAAGCTTAAAAGTCAATTGACAAGGATGTTGAATGAATATGTACCAGCCTACATGCAGTGGCGTGCAAAGTATGACTCGAACCGAGATCAGCTGTTTACGGATAAAAATGATGTGGGATTGGGAGACTTTATTTTTAGCAGCAATATTGGTTTTACTCGTCTACGTAATCGTTATCCTTCAAAACTAATGTTAGAAAAGCCCGGTTTTGAATGGGACCAACAAATGAATACTTATTGTATGCCAATTGAATATGCTACAACAAAGATTGTGGCGTTTACTGAAAGACAAACTCGTTGATTTAAGGTGTTCCAATAATGTGAGCAACACGTTAATTGACTGATGATTTGAGGTGTAAAAAGATCAAGAAGATTCATTTTTTTTTTCGAACCCGATTCTTTGAACACTTATAGGTTCATAATCATTTTTTGTTAGTTGTCAGGTTGTATAAGCATCAGTATCGATAATAACGCTTAAAGGTCAGAAAATAAAATAGGCTTGAATTTAACAGAAATGGTGTTAAATTCGAAAGTCCAAATAACAACGCAATACCAATGCCCAACTATCAAACCATTATGTTGCCACTTTTGAAAGCCGCATGAGATGGTAACCGATAGCCAAATCAACACCGTCTACTTATCCAACCTATGGGCGGAAGAGAACCTTTGGTAATTCGCATCAAGTTGTACCTATGATGCAAGCTGGATCGCCGAATATGGAGGGGTATTGAACTTTGCCTGCTGGACCATGAATGAATAAAAGTCAAGGATGAAATTGATCTAGGGGTAGGTGACGATCTTTTACTTAGCCTGTTGCTACCTGGTTCATTTCATTTTTCGCTGGATTTGTGCGCAACTTGTTCTTTTGGTCCCTCAGCTATATTTCATTTTCACCCACAAAAATCCGGTTCAGAGTCTTTTGGGGATTCATGTTCACAGGAGGATGCACTACTGACAACGAACTGATTAAATACGTCAATATTTAACGCAATAACAGGCCAAATGCAAATATGCAACTATCTATATTTCAAATCACTACATGTAAAAGAACACATTACAACGCAAATTCTACACTTCGCGGTCAGTGACCACAAAACTGTCCAAAATCAAGAAGAAGGAACCAAAATATTTCAAACACCAACTCAAAAACGACACATAGCCAAAAACAGCAAAACATTGAATGTGAGACACTTGCAAGAGAGCGCAATATTTCACTATTTCATTCAAATTCTAAAAATATAGTGCTATAAATCTTGTATAATCACTTTGTGACCAACATTGGCCTCCGAGTACTACCATTTTAAACAGCAAATAAATGCCATATAAACCTCGTTAAGTGCTATTTGCGTCAATAATTGACGATTTTTTGTTTTTGAAATTACAGTACATTAATGCTGACGAATAAGTGATTTTACGGCAATACAAATCATTTTACTCGAGTAAACTTTGTCTAAGACAAGAATTCTACATGTATTTATCCTCAATGTGTAAGCACCTATAAATTTTTTAAATGGTTAGTTAGGTTAATTAAAACTCTAAATCTTTCTTTTGCGCTGGTAATTCATAATCTGGCAAGTAGTCATAGAAAGAAGTAGTTTCCTTGTTAAACTTCAGAAGAAAAGAGCCAGTTCCAATATTGCGCCCTTTCTCGATAAGGCATTCCGCTAACCCGAAAGTTAGAATACCTTTGTGTGGTTCATCAAATTCGTTTATTTCGTATGTTTCAGGCCTCCAAACGGTCATTACAACATCCGCAGCTTCTTCAATCTGACCAGAACCTCTCAAGCGGCTTTTGGTTGGCCTGTGATTCCCGTTAGTTGTTCTGCTCAGCTGAGATATCGCAATAACAGATATTCCTAAATCCTTTGCTGCATTTTTGAGTCTGCGGGCTATCTCCGCAATCTGAGCTTCATCACTCTTATTTTTTAGTCCAGACCCGACCAATTGCAAGTAATCAACAACTGCAAGGTTAATCCCGTATTTCATCTTTAACCGTCTCATAGAGGTGCAAATCTGGTCGATGCTTGAAGTACTGCTTTCATCAAAGAAAACTGGCAATGTTTTTATAATTCGCGTCGTTATGGAAACCCTATTAATTTCAGATGGCGATAACTTTTGAGTCAGAATCCTTTTTGACGAAATTCCGGTCTCCTGGGCTACTAACCGTGCCACCAACTGAATTTTATCCATCTCCAAGGAATAAATTGCAGCTCTGGCCTTGTAGTTCATGACTGCGTTTTTAGTAATTGTAAGCGCGAGCGATGTTTTACCTTGTGAACTTTCCCCCGCGATGACTAAGAGATCAGTCTTTTGTAAACCACCGGAAAACTTATCGAACTTATAGAATCCAGTACCGATACCCGACAAACCGGTGTTCGCTTGATTCCAGGTAATTCGTTTTTCAAGACCGTCAACTCCCTCTGAGATCGTTGTTTCGTTGCTTTTACCTGTTTCCTGAATTACAACCAATTCACTTACAGTTTCGTTTACAAGGTCATCTACATCAAGCGTGTCATCATATGCCTTTATTTGTATTTCCGACGAAATCCGGATCATCTCACGTTGTATAAACTTTTGGGCGATAATCCGGGCATGAAATTCAATGTGTGCAGCTGATACAACTTTAGAAGTAAGCTTAGTAATCACCAAGGGACCTCCAATCTCGTCAAGTAAACCACGATTTCGAAGCTCCTGAGTCACCATCAACAAATCGATTGGTTTATTGCTTTGCGAAAGACTTTTGATTATTTCGAAAATTTGTTGATGCTGCAATTTATAAAAGCTTCTTGTATCAATGATTTCGGCTATGCTGATGTAGGCGTCCTGTTCAAGCATTAATGCACCCAATACGGCTTCTTCTACTTCAACAGCTTGAGGCGGAATCTTTCCAAAGACTTCATTAATCTCTTCTATAGTACTTCGAGGTTTCATATGGCGTCAAGTTTTAGTCTTGGTTCCTGATAGTTGGGCGTTTGGCATTTGGGATTAGTTTTTTCTGGCCTCATTCTGGCTATCCATCCAGAAACGGCCTTTTCCCATCTGGTCATCTTATTTTTGCCAACCATCCAGTTTTTAGACGAATAGAAGGCTTCAAATTTTTCTGCTTCTTGCGATGCGTTTAACGTAAATCCCTTTTCTTCAATCTTTGTAGCAAAACATTTTTGAATTTCCAGAAGTGAGGGCGGTGAAAAACAGATAGTTTTTCCCTCTCTTTTATTTTTTTCATTCTTGTCCTTCTTGTTAGAGGTTATATTCGGGTACCCTTTCGGTGGAGTTTCCGGTACTGTTTCAGTTTCCGATTCCTGGTATTTGCGCCAATTCCTCACTGTTAGTAGGTGTTTCCTTCGGTTTCCACTGCCCAATATTTCTCGTACTATCATACCTTCAGTTTCTAGTAATTCAAAGAATTTTACAGTAGTCTTTTTTGAGCATCCAAATAGTGAAGTCCACTGTTCTATGGATCTGAATGATTGACCGGGATTGCATATGTGTAATTCAAGTCCTACCGTGAATTTCGAGGCAGAGTGATTTACATTAAGGAGTATTATTACCCACCATTTAAACTGTTTATCATCCTTGAAGATCCAGTGATTCTGAATTTCTCGATATAGACTTATCCACCCCGCCATTTTAATAGATTTTGATATATTTCTCAATCAGATATGGGCGACGAGTTATTTTTTTGATAAGTCCTTCTATATAAGCTTCAGTTCCAATAACAGATGAACAGTAGTTACCAACTGCCACTTTTTCTGCTGGCTTTACATCCATTGACTCTTTGTATGCCAAGCCAGTATCCAAATTGAAACAAAGACAATACTTGCTAGAGGTCCGCCTTTCGTTTTTTACACTCATGATTAGTCCTCTTGCTTAGCTTGTAAGTATGCCGTAGCCTTCGCATCGATTTCAGCGTTTGAAAGTCTCTTCCCGGCCTTCAAATATTCTTTTAACTCTTGTTTCGAAAAGTATAGCCGCTTTGATCGCTTCATGTGAGGCAATTCGCCCCGGCTTACTTTAGAATACAACGTGGGCTTAGTAATCTTTAAAAATTCGGATGCTTGGTCGGTATCAAGTAATTCATCGGGTAGGGTATCCTGCGTCTGTTGCAGTAGTTCTAGAACTAAGTTCAGTCGTTTCTCATTTTCTTGAGCTTTATAAAGTATCAATTCTACAGCACTGGGAAGATTATCGTGAGAAATGCCCAGTCTCGGTGTGTTGAATTGACTCTCCTGTTGAAGATAAAAAAGACTTCTGTGTTGTCGTTCTTCTGGAGATCCAATTTGCGGTTGGGGTAGTGAAGAGAATGATTTTTTCATTGTGAAGTATATTTTAATTTAATACTTCGACAATGATATTGAATGGTTAATACCACAATCAACCCCCTAGTAACCTTAGGGGGTTACTAGGGGGTTTGTTTATTTTGAAACGCTTTATTTTTTTAATACCTGCTGTAATTTCCTTTGTGTCGTAGCCAGCTACAGAGTCTTTCATCCTTTGGAGGTTCTCCCTTGCTTTTCGTCAAGCAGTCATGAACACTTGACTTATTGAATGGTCGGATTTCTTTTTTATCACCTTTCTTGTACAAATAGGTGAAATTAGAACAAAGCCATTTATTTATTTCAGTAAAATTACCAATCAGAAATCCATTGTATTTGGCCCGCTTGAATAGTTCAACAAACTTGTTCTGGTTGGATGGAAATAAGATAGGAGAAGCCAATATATTTCCATTTAAAGCGGATTGTAGTTCTTTATGGTGATTAGGGAAGAATCCTTTTAACTCATCGTAGATACGACTATTAAATTCATCATCTGGGAATACGATCTGTTTTATTGATGTATTTTTTTGGTGTCCTTTTGAAATCGAAGATGGAGTATTAATCTTATTTTCAGACACAGGAGATGCACTAATTCCGAAGGTCTCGGCCGATATTCCAGACTCTTCAGATTTAAGTAATTTATTTAGTTCGTCAGTGTCAATATCTTTTTTTTCAATCTCATAATTATTTGATTTTTTATGTGTTATATTAAATAACTGTCCTAGATATTTCATTGAAAAAAAGTAAGAACGATCATCACAACTCCATAGCGCTTTCAATAACCAATGTAGTATAAGCTCGTAATCGCTAGCACCATAAAGTCCACTAACTGTTGTGCAAGAATATGTTTTCTCAAAGACTATTACTAAACTTTCGGTTTTCCTTTTTGAACTTCGAATTGCAGAAAACTTGTTGATGTAATCTTTTATTACAGTCAAAATTGTATCTGTCTGTTGTTCGGAAAAACCATAATCATCGATACAGTTAATTCTAATATCCTCTTCCGTGAAAAGAATGTATTCCAATGGTTTCATGTGAATGGTTTGAATGTTCTATAGATCCAGTTTGATTTTATCTGCTGCCTGCTGCTTTGCCTCGTCCATAATTTTCGCGTAAACCTGTGTCGTTTTAAGGTTCTTGTGCCCTAACATTTTAGAAACAGTATAAATATCAGTTCCTTTGCTTAGCTGGAGGGTCGCGTATGTATGGCGAAAGCAATGGAAAGTAATGTCCTTAGTGATACCGGCGGCTCCAATCCATTGAAACAGGTGTTTGTTTTGATAGGCCGAATAAGTTAGTCCATCGAATACTTTTATTCCCGGATCACTCGGTTCACCCATAAACGAAACTGCTTGTTCCGATATAGGCAAAACTTCGCTGCCTTTAGTTTTCTTCTGGGTAAACTTCAAAATATAACGACCTTCATATTTCTCAACTTCACCCCAGGTAAGCTTTTGAATATCTGAAAAACGTAATCCAGTAAGAGCAGAGAACAAGGCAGCGCGTTTCAATAATTCGTTATTGCAAGGTGTTTTAACGAGCTTATTTAATTCCTCAATTGATAGGTACTCTCGCCTTGTATCCCTTTCTTTTATGCTACTTATTTTTCCGTTGAAGTCTGTTTGTATAATGCCATCTTTGAAGGCTTGACGAATTCCTGCTTTTATTTTGTTGAAATATGCTGCAGCGGAGTTTTGTGATAGGGTCGATTTATCGCTCCTGCTACTTTTGGATGTTAGTAAGTGGTCTTTCAGCCCTTCAAAAAACTGCTCCGATAAGTCAGCAAATTTTATACTTCCATTAGTGTAGCTTTCTAAATATTTAAGGGCGGACATCCAACTATCATAATTTGAATTGTTTCGTCTTTCTGCCATGGCCCGAAAGTACGCTACAAAACATCTTTCGCCTAGATCCTTCTTCCTTAGTTGCTCCCGTTCGTAGTCATTGTATATCTCGGGTTTATTTAACTCGTTCTCCCGCTTTTGACGTATTGCTTCAGCCAATTTTAGGGTGTCAGTATTTCCGACTCTATCAAGCGGTGTCAAGGTTTTCAGACTTTTGTAAAGCTTAATTAATTGTATGGTATCTTTACCTTCCGTTTTCCTTTTGTCGATCTCCCTTTTAACTTCAGCCTTATCAGTTAAAATATACATGTTTAAAAACTGCCTCCGGGTTGCTTTCCCATTCCGAACAATAGCCGGATAAAAGTCTAGATAAAGGCTTTTACGCCCGTCAGAAATATTCTTTTGCCGTAATGAGACTTTGATTCCTGTCATATCCTTTGCTTTTAAAATATTAAGAACGTGATCTTTAAAAAAAAGGCCTTCTATCAAGTCAATAAGCTATCGATGTCAGTTCTTTTTATCCGTGTCAATCGTTCCCCGAGGTTGGTAGCTTTTATCTGTCCAGTCTCCACTAAGCGATAAACGGTACGAACAGAACAGCCTAATAGATCAGACACTTCTTTAACGCTTAAAAAGTCTTTCGCTTTCAATTCTTCAATCGGTCGGTTTATTATCTGTTGGGTTTCAGTGTTTGACTGCTTAATCTTTTCCGCACGTTGTCGGGCTTTGTAAAACATTTTTGAGCAATGGTCAGAACAACATTTTGTGACTGTTGTCCGGGCGGTAAATTCCTTTCCGCAATGCTGACAAATCCGTTGTACTTGAATTTTTGATGTCATTAGATAGCCTTTAATGTTATTAAAGCGAAATAAGTGTAATTAAGTGCCATAATTTCCCCTAAAACAAGGCTGATTTTGTACCTCAGCCTTCTAGGTACAACAAAGGTACAAATCGGCACAAAATAAACTAATAACATTACAAAAAACCACAAAATAAAATTCAACAAAAAAAGCCCTTTAAATTAGGGCTTTTAGTGAGTTATATAATGTTTTTGTATTTGCTTATTTTGTTGCAGTTACTTTCCGATACAGAAATTCTTAAAGATATGTCCCAATACTTCGTCATTGGATATTTCACCGGTTATTTCACCGAGATAGTGCAGACACTCGCGGATATCCTGAGCCAGGAAGTCGCCGCTAATGCCGTTATTCAACCCGTCAATAACGCGAACAACTGCCTCGTGAGCATTTGTCAGCGCTTCGAAATGGCGAATATTTGAAACGATGACATCAGCACCTTCGGCTTGTTGCAGGTTGGCGCTTTCTTTCAGCAGATCGATCAGACTATCCAGGTTTTGCTGCTGCTTCGCCGAAATGAATACGACATTTTCGTTGTCGGCAAGATCAATTTCAGAGAGCATTTCCCCGATTTTATCGCGCCCAGCCAAATCGGCTTTATTACCAACGATAATCAACTCCTGATCGTTGACGCGCTCGCGAATCTTCTCAATCCGTTGTTGGATCAAGTCCATCGGATTCGTCAAATCAGTAACTAACAATACAATCTCAGCCTGCTCCAACTTGCTGTAACTGCGTTCGATCCCAAGGTTTTCAATCTGGTCGGTTGTTTCGCGAATACCGGCCGTATCGAAGAAACGGAAGGCTGTTCCATCAATATTAATCACGTCTTCAATAACGTCGCGGGTGGTACCGTGAATATCCGAAACAATCGCTTTCTCTTCCTTCAACAACGCATTAAGTAAGGTAGACTTGCCAACATTGGTCTCGCCAACAATGGCAACCGGAACACCATTTTTCAAGACATTACCCAGTTTGAATGAATTAGCCAACTTGGCTAACAATTCTTCAATTTCTGTGGTTAACCGAACCAATTCCTTGCGATCGGCAAACTCCACATCTTCCTCGCTGAAGTCAAGCTCCAGTTCAACCATCGCAATGAAATGCAAAAGCTGGCCACGCAACTTGCTGATTTCCTTCGAGAAACCGCCGCGCATCTGTTTCAGTGCCATTTTATGGTTGGAAGCGTTGCTGGAGAAAATCAGGTCTGCTACCGCTTCAGCCTGCGAAAGGTCCATTTTGCCATTCAAAAAAGCACGTTGGGTAAATTCGCCGGGACGAGCCATTCGCGCGCCGTGCTTGATCAACACTTGCAACAATCGCTGTTGAATGTAAACCGAACCGTGGCAGCCAATTTCAATGATATCTTCACCTGTAAACGAATGCGGCGCGCGGAACAACGACATCACAACTTCATCAATAATCTCGGCACCTTCGCTGATCGTTCCGTAGTGTAACGTGTTCGCCTTTTGGTTGGCTAGCTTCTTCGACCTGTTGGTTGATTGGAAAACCGCCTCAGCTATGTCAATAGCCTTCTCACCCGACAATCGAATGGTTGCGATGGCTCCCATGCCGGGAGAAGTTGCAATAGCACAAATAGTAGCTTGATCCAGCATATTTCTTATTTTCTGCAAAAGTATTGAAATCTTTAAAGAACACCCAAGTCTGACTTAGAAACTGTAAAAACAGCTCAGAGCTGTAAATGATTAAAACTTTTTAGTCAAAGATTCTACAAACCTGAACGTCTTTGCCGCAAGCTTTTCAAAAAGTCGCAGAGTTTTATATCAAGCTATCGGCAAAGCACTATATTTGTTCCGCTAAATTAATATTGGGGCAGATGCAGCCGGAGCGTGAAGTCAAACCGGCGAGCAAAATTTTTAAACCAATAAATAAACAGTTACAAAAGATGAAATTACTTGAAGGTAAAACAGCTATCGTAACCGGTGCGTCAAGAGGTATCGGTAAAGCTATTGCTATGAAATTTGCCGAAGAAGGCTGTAATATCGCGTTCACTGACTTGTTTGAAAACGAGGCTATGAAAGCAACAGAAGCCGAACTGGCTGCTTTAGGTGTAAAAGCTAAAGGTTATGCTTCAAACGCTGCAAATTTTGCTGAAACGGACGAAGTAGTTAATAAAATCGTAGAAGATTTCGGTCGTATCGATGCATTGGTGAACAACGCCGGTATCACAAAAGATACGCTGTTGATGCGTATGACAGAAGACCAATGGGACGCTGTTATCAACGTGAACCTGAAATCAGTTTTCAACTTTACAAAAGCAGCTCAAAAAGTGATGTTGAAACAACGCAGTGGTTCAATCATCAACCTGAGTTCTGTTGTTGGTGTTAGCGGTAATGCCGGCCAATCAAACTACTCAGCTTCAAAAGCGGGTATCCTTGGTTTCACCAAATCAATCGCTAAAGAGCTTGGTTCTCGCGGCATTCGCAGTAACGCGATCGCTCCTGGTTTCATCATCACCGAAATGACAGGTGCTATTCCGGAAGACGCTCGTAAAGCATGGGAAGCAAACATCCCGATGAAACGCGGTGGCACGCCGGAAGAAGTTGCTAAAGTTGCTTTGTTCCTTGCATCTGATCTTTCATCGTATGTAAGCGGACAAACGATCAACGTTTGCGGCGCAATGAATACTTAATGAATTGTTAGCATACAGCATAAAAAAAGCCGGGATGAATTTCATCCCGGCTTTTTCTTTTATATTTAACGTTAAACCAAACAAACAAAGCAAAGAACCATGCCCGACGTTCTTTTTGCCGGTTTGACGACAATCGATATTCAATATTTTGTCGATCAATTTCCGGGATCAAATCAGAAAATAAAATCTGCATCTCCGGCAATCTTAGTTGGAGGCCCTGCTGCAAATGCAGCTGCAGCTTATGCTTTCTTAAAGGGCAACGCTACTATTCTTACAGCAATTGGAAGAAATCCCTTTCGAAAAACAATTCTGAAGGACTTCGGATCTTTGAACATTGGTGCAATCGATTTCATTGAAGATGAGGAACAAGAAGCTGTTTTGGCAACTGTTATCACCAGTTCGAACGGAGACAGAGCTATTGTATCTCATCATCCGGACGATCATTCGGCTCGGTCGATCGACTTCGGAAACTTTCTGGAGCAACTTAATCCCTCAATTATAATGATTGATGGATTTTATCCTACGATGACGCTGGAGCTTTGCCAGGAAGCCAAAAGGCGAG harbors:
- a CDS encoding replicative DNA helicase, with the translated sequence MKPRSTIEEINEVFGKIPPQAVEVEEAVLGALMLEQDAYISIAEIIDTRSFYKLQHQQIFEIIKSLSQSNKPIDLLMVTQELRNRGLLDEIGGPLVITKLTSKVVSAAHIEFHARIIAQKFIQREMIRISSEIQIKAYDDTLDVDDLVNETVSELVVIQETGKSNETTISEGVDGLEKRITWNQANTGLSGIGTGFYKFDKFSGGLQKTDLLVIAGESSQGKTSLALTITKNAVMNYKARAAIYSLEMDKIQLVARLVAQETGISSKRILTQKLSPSEINRVSITTRIIKTLPVFFDESSTSSIDQICTSMRRLKMKYGINLAVVDYLQLVGSGLKNKSDEAQIAEIARRLKNAAKDLGISVIAISQLSRTTNGNHRPTKSRLRGSGQIEEAADVVMTVWRPETYEINEFDEPHKGILTFGLAECLIEKGRNIGTGSFLLKFNKETTSFYDYLPDYELPAQKKDLEF
- a CDS encoding helix-turn-helix domain-containing protein, whose protein sequence is MKKSFSSLPQPQIGSPEERQHRSLFYLQQESQFNTPRLGISHDNLPSAVELILYKAQENEKRLNLVLELLQQTQDTLPDELLDTDQASEFLKITKPTLYSKVSRGELPHMKRSKRLYFSKQELKEYLKAGKRLSNAEIDAKATAYLQAKQED
- a CDS encoding site-specific integrase — translated: MTGIKVSLRQKNISDGRKSLYLDFYPAIVRNGKATRRQFLNMYILTDKAEVKREIDKRKTEGKDTIQLIKLYKSLKTLTPLDRVGNTDTLKLAEAIRQKRENELNKPEIYNDYEREQLRKKDLGERCFVAYFRAMAERRNNSNYDSWMSALKYLESYTNGSIKFADLSEQFFEGLKDHLLTSKSSRSDKSTLSQNSAAAYFNKIKAGIRQAFKDGIIQTDFNGKISSIKERDTRREYLSIEELNKLVKTPCNNELLKRAALFSALTGLRFSDIQKLTWGEVEKYEGRYILKFTQKKTKGSEVLPISEQAVSFMGEPSDPGIKVFDGLTYSAYQNKHLFQWIGAAGITKDITFHCFRHTYATLQLSKGTDIYTVSKMLGHKNLKTTQVYAKIMDEAKQQAADKIKLDL
- a CDS encoding helix-turn-helix domain-containing protein, translating into MTSKIQVQRICQHCGKEFTARTTVTKCCSDHCSKMFYKARQRAEKIKQSNTETQQIINRPIEELKAKDFLSVKEVSDLLGCSVRTVYRLVETGQIKATNLGERLTRIKRTDIDSLLT
- the mnmE gene encoding tRNA uridine-5-carboxymethylaminomethyl(34) synthesis GTPase MnmE, whose translation is MLDQATICAIATSPGMGAIATIRLSGEKAIDIAEAVFQSTNRSKKLANQKANTLHYGTISEGAEIIDEVVMSLFRAPHSFTGEDIIEIGCHGSVYIQQRLLQVLIKHGARMARPGEFTQRAFLNGKMDLSQAEAVADLIFSSNASNHKMALKQMRGGFSKEISKLRGQLLHFIAMVELELDFSEEDVEFADRKELVRLTTEIEELLAKLANSFKLGNVLKNGVPVAIVGETNVGKSTLLNALLKEEKAIVSDIHGTTRDVIEDVINIDGTAFRFFDTAGIRETTDQIENLGIERSYSKLEQAEIVLLVTDLTNPMDLIQQRIEKIRERVNDQELIIVGNKADLAGRDKIGEMLSEIDLADNENVVFISAKQQQNLDSLIDLLKESANLQQAEGADVIVSNIRHFEALTNAHEAVVRVIDGLNNGISGDFLAQDIRECLHYLGEITGEISNDEVLGHIFKNFCIGK
- the fabG gene encoding 3-oxoacyl-[acyl-carrier-protein] reductase, translating into MKLLEGKTAIVTGASRGIGKAIAMKFAEEGCNIAFTDLFENEAMKATEAELAALGVKAKGYASNAANFAETDEVVNKIVEDFGRIDALVNNAGITKDTLLMRMTEDQWDAVINVNLKSVFNFTKAAQKVMLKQRSGSIINLSSVVGVSGNAGQSNYSASKAGILGFTKSIAKELGSRGIRSNAIAPGFIITEMTGAIPEDARKAWEANIPMKRGGTPEEVAKVALFLASDLSSYVSGQTINVCGAMNT
- a CDS encoding PfkB family carbohydrate kinase, which codes for MPDVLFAGLTTIDIQYFVDQFPGSNQKIKSASPAILVGGPAANAAAAYAFLKGNATILTAIGRNPFRKTILKDFGSLNIGAIDFIEDEEQEAVLATVITSSNGDRAIVSHHPDDHSARSIDFGNFLEQLNPSIIMIDGFYPTMTLELCQEAKRREVTVVFDGGSWKTHLDELIPLLDIVICSADFMPPGCSTHSEVIDFFQAHGIKRIAISRGEHSILFSEEGDIKEIPVGKRLVIDSLGAGDFLHGAFCYYWHKGLDFEASLRASSEFASATCSYKGTRTCFSELIQSEFV